In the genome of Bosea sp. BIWAKO-01, the window CCGCTGGCGATCGGCGCCTTCGCTGCCGGGCTCGGCTGCTCCGTCGGTATCGGCTACCTCAAGCAGAACAGCCGGGTGAAGGAGGACACGGTGATGGGCATCGTCTTCTCCGGCATGTTTGCGCTGGGGCTGGTGCTCTTCGTCAAGGTCGATAGCGACCAGCACCTGATGCACATCCTGTTCGGCAATATGCTTGGCGTGCGCTGGGCCGATATCGCGGAGACGGCGCTGATCGCGGTGCCGACCATCGCGATCATGCTGGCGAAGCGGCGCGATTTTCTGCTGGTCTCCTTCGATCCGGCTCATGCGCGGGCCATCGGCCTGCCGGTCGCAGCGCTGAACTTCGGCTTGCTGATACTGCTGGCGCTGACGATCGTCGCTGCACTCAAGGCAGTCGGTATCATCCTGGTCGTTGCCATGCTGATCGCGCCGGGTGCCATCGGCTATCTGATGACGCGCCAGTTCGACCGGATGCTCGTGGTGGCGGCCGGCGTTGCGACCGTCTCGAGCGTGCTCGGCACGATCCTGAGCTTTCATCTCGATGCCGCGACCGGCCCATGCATCGTCGTGGTCCAGGCCGGCTTCTTCCTTGCGGCGCTTGCCCTCAATCTCTGGCGCGCATCGCGACGCGCCAGTCTCGGCGCCAGCGTCTCACCGGTGCAATGATGCTTACGCGGCCCTGCTCTGGTTTCTCGCCAGGGTCGGAACGAGGCCGGAGAGGATCTCGTAGGAGCGCTTGCGAGCGCTGCGATCGTGGATCGGCGCCGTGACCATCACCTCGTCGGCCCCTGTCGCGTCGAGGAACGCATCGAGCTGACGCTTCAGGCTTTCCGGCGAGCCGACGAAGGCGTAGCGCAGCATCTGCGAGACATGGGCCTTCTCGGCCGGGGACCAGTAGCTTTCGATATCGTCGATCGGTGGCTGCAGCTTGCCGCGCGTGCCGCGAATCATGTCGATGAAGCGCTGCTGGACCGAGGTGAAGAGATAGCGAGCCTCCTCATCAGTATCGGCGGCAATGACGTTGATGCCCGGCATCGCATAGGGCCGATCCAGCTGCTCCGACGGCTTGAAACGCTCGCGGTAGATCGCAAGCGCCTGAATCAGTGCGTCCGGTGCGAAATGCGAGGCGAAGGCGTAGGGCAGGCCAAGTTCTGCAGCGAGCTGCGCGCCGAACAGGCTGGAACCCAGGATCCAGAGCGGCACCTCGGTGCCTCCCCCCGGCACGGCCTGCACCACCTGCCCGGGCTGCACGGGGGCGAGGAAAGCCTGCACCTCGAGCACATCCTGCGGAAAGCTGTCCGAGGCCATCGGGTCGCGTCGCAGCGCGCGGACCGTGCGCTGGTCGGTGCCGGGAGCGCGGCCGAGGCCGAGATCGATCCGGCCCGGATAGAGCGATTCCAGCGTTCCGAACTGCTCGGCAATGACGAGAGGCGCGTGGTTGGGCAGCATGATGCCGCCGGCGCCGAGGCGGATAGTCTTGGTTCCGGCGGCAAGATAGCCGATCACCACTGCCGTTGCGGCGCTGGCGATGCCGACCATGTTGTGATGCTCGGCGACCCAGTAGCGGCGATAGCCGAGCGCCTCGGCGTGGCGGGCAAGTTCGAGAGAATTGCGCAGAGCGTCGCCGGGCTCCTGCCCCTCGATCACCGGGGAGAGGTCGAGGACCGAGAAATCAACCATGCAGCGCTCCTGCGTATCGACGCCCGGCTCATCATGCCGCGCCCGTGGCAGATGGGAGTGCAGCCGGCTTGCGTCCAGCCCTCTCGCGATCTGGCATGACGCTAATGCAGAGGCGTTCTGGCGAGAGGATCCATCCGCGACGCGGCGCACTGGACGGCGGCTCGAAACGGCTCCAGAAGGGCGCAATCAATGCGGCGGAGTGAGATATGAAGCAGGAGATCAAGCAAATCTCGGCAGAGCTCCTGATCCGCAATGGCTACCAGGGCTTCCGCTTCCGGGATGTCGCAGACGTCCTCAACACGACGCGCGCGAACATCCACTACTACTACGGCAACAAGCTCAACCTCGCCGAGGAGGTGATTGTCGACTACGTCGAGCAGACGCTGGCGAACTGGGAGGCGAACTGGCGCAGCGACAAGAGCTTTGAAGACAAGATTCATGGCATGATGGAGTCGAACCGTCAGCGCTATCTCCGCTACAATCCAACGGCGACGACCGCCAATCCCTGGAGCCT includes:
- a CDS encoding metal ABC transporter permease, which codes for MSLIETWFLSPFAHEFMQRGLIVAVLVGLVCAVLSCFLVLKGWSLMGDAVSHAVLPGIVLAHILSLPLAIGAFAAGLGCSVGIGYLKQNSRVKEDTVMGIVFSGMFALGLVLFVKVDSDQHLMHILFGNMLGVRWADIAETALIAVPTIAIMLAKRRDFLLVSFDPAHARAIGLPVAALNFGLLILLALTIVAALKAVGIILVVAMLIAPGAIGYLMTRQFDRMLVVAAGVATVSSVLGTILSFHLDAATGPCIVVVQAGFFLAALALNLWRASRRASLGASVSPVQ
- a CDS encoding LLM class flavin-dependent oxidoreductase — translated: MVDFSVLDLSPVIEGQEPGDALRNSLELARHAEALGYRRYWVAEHHNMVGIASAATAVVIGYLAAGTKTIRLGAGGIMLPNHAPLVIAEQFGTLESLYPGRIDLGLGRAPGTDQRTVRALRRDPMASDSFPQDVLEVQAFLAPVQPGQVVQAVPGGGTEVPLWILGSSLFGAQLAAELGLPYAFASHFAPDALIQALAIYRERFKPSEQLDRPYAMPGINVIAADTDEEARYLFTSVQQRFIDMIRGTRGKLQPPIDDIESYWSPAEKAHVSQMLRYAFVGSPESLKRQLDAFLDATGADEVMVTAPIHDRSARKRSYEILSGLVPTLARNQSRAA
- a CDS encoding TetR/AcrR family transcriptional regulator — translated: MKQEIKQISAELLIRNGYQGFRFRDVADVLNTTRANIHYYYGNKLNLAEEVIVDYVEQTLANWEANWRSDKSFEDKIHGMMESNRQRYLRYNPTATTANPWSLIGRMRLEQDVIGPKAREALAQFGLTLENLVVAGIDQAVARGELSDDIPRGDIALQLVAIANSAGPITQDGGNFDRLEQLYRSFSRIVHHAYGHRRA